In one window of Camelina sativa cultivar DH55 chromosome 15, Cs, whole genome shotgun sequence DNA:
- the LOC104748324 gene encoding UPF0725 protein At3g19520-like — MSEEGGAYDMTTSRLEDDRKEFIDYWRTAAKSDALITKKRFIPHFHSEAAADAFYQGALPDWPSVVDFNDQKRFYLVNESDLLANDWIRLYLELAVCVRLRTPSERDLSKLQILKVAIETKEEDVQPPNARLEAKCAILYITFRGLAEAPIGDEVGEHVERKAIVRRVLDERSEYLTLRGGFSIGEKALNTEQPVSGVEALDDDEQSSEKRPRLH; from the exons ATGTCCGAAGAAGGAGGAGCATATGATATGACGACGTCTCGGTTGGAAGATGATCGGAAGGAGTTTATCGATTACTGGCGTACAGCGGCCAAATCCGATGCAC TGATCACAAAGAAGCGTTTCATACCTCATTTCCATAGTGAAGCAGCGGCCGATGCTTTCTACCAAGGTGCATTGCCTGATTGGCCCTCAGTTGTTGATTTTAATGATCAAAAACGATTTTACCTG GTGAATGAATCAGACTTGCTAGCCAATGATTGGATTCGTTTGTATTTGGAACTTGCAGTTTGTGTACGTCTTAGGACGCCTTCAGAg AGGGATCTGTCCAAGTTGCAGATTCTGAAAGTGGCAATAGAAACCAAGGAAGAAGATGTGCAGCCGCCAAATGCGAGACTCGAGGCCAAATGTGCAATTCTCTACATAACGTTTAGAGGGTTGGCCGAGGCTCCGATTGGTGATGAGGTTGGTGAGCATGTTGAACGAAAAGCCATAGTTAGAAGAGTCCTCGATGAGCGTTCAGAATACTTGACTTTACGAGGTGGGTTTTCCATTGGAGAAAAGGCTTTGAATACTGAGCAACCTGTGAGTGGAGTAGAAGCTCTGGACGATGATGAGCAAAGTTCTGAAAAACGACCTCGCTTACACTAA